Part of the Geitlerinema sp. PCC 9228 genome, GCAAAATTTAATGTCGCAAACCCGGCAAACCATCGAACAGTCGATGCAGTTTCAGAGCAAGTTGGAATCGCAGTTGCAAGAACTGTGCGACTTTTATTTATCGCAAGCCAATGAATTGTTGGAAATGGGAAACTATCCCGATGCGATCGCGGCGTACGATAAAGTGCTGAAACTCAAAGACGATAGCGATAAAATTTGGTACCAGCGGGGCATGGCTTTAGGTAGGGTGCAGCAGTACGAAGATGCGATCGCTTCTTTGGACCGAGCTTTAGAAATCAATCCCGAACGTACGGAGATTTGGTGGCAAAAAGCCCATTTCCTCACCGCCAGCAGCCGTTATGAAAACGCTTTGCATTGTTTCGAGCAAGTAAAAGAAAAAGACCCCAACAACTACCAAATTTGGCGCGATCGCAGCGTTCCCTTGATGAAATTAGGGCGCTACGAAGAAGCCGAAACCTCCCTCAAACGAGCAGTTAATCTCAAGCAGGACGATCCGGGGAGTTTTTACAACGGTGCGCGTTTGTATGCTTTGCAGGAAAACAGCAAGCTAGCGGTGAAAAACTTGCGGCAAGCCATTACTCTAGACCCCAGTATTCGGGAAACGGCCAAATCCGAACCGGATTTTGTGGATTTGGAAAGCAATGAAGATTACAACAAACTCGTGTTTGCACATCCTACCCAATAGCCATACCCGTTCTTTATCGCCGGCGGCGCAAAGCATCGCGAAGATCTCCTAAATCGCCACCGTCGGCGAGGTGGTCTTGCCAAGCATCGACTTCCTGGGAGTTGGCGCGGCGTCCCCAGTATTGCTGGTAAACTCGGTGGATGGCCGTTTCGGCTTCGCTGCTGTGGGCAATTTCATCGCGAATTTCTTGCAAATCTTCGCCGTTTTGTAGTTTGCGCATCCAAGTTCTGGCACCGCTGCGGTCCACGTTGCGCCCTAGAACCTCCCGATAGATGCGATGGATGGCTTTGCTGTAGTTGGTTTGGGAACGTTGGTAGCGATTTTCGGCTTCCTCGCTGTTGGCAACTTCGCGGCGTACCTGTTCTAGACTCCAACCATCCGCCAAGCGATCGCTCCAAGTATCCCATCCATCACGATCGAGATTGCGGCTGAGCAACTGTCGGTAAATGCGGTTGAGTTGGGATCTGGCTTCCTGACCGTGGGCAATTTCGTGGCGAATTTCCTTGAGAGACGTTCCCCGACGTAGTTCGCGAACCCAGGTGCGCAATCCATTGCGGTCCACATTGCGCCCTAGAACTTCCCGATAAATTTCGTTAATTTCGTTATAGTATTGGGCATTATAGCGGTCGTCGTAGCGATCGCCATAGGGGTCACCGTAACGACCATCGTAGCGATCGTCGTAGCGGTGGTCATAACGACCGGACAAACCACGCGCGCCGTAGGTTCTGGCACCATCCAAATCCGCATCGTCCAAATCGGTACCGCGCAAATCGGCATCTGTGAGGTTGGCATCTTCTAAGTTAGCATCTTCGAGGTTGGCACCGCGCAAATCAGCATTTTCGAGATTCGCATCTTCCAAATCGGCCCCTTCCAAATCGGCACCGCGCAAATCGGAAGAGCGCAAATTGGCACCACGCAAGCGAACGTCTTCTAAATCGGCACCACGCAAGTTACAACGAACGCAGGCATTGGTG contains:
- a CDS encoding pentapeptide repeat-containing protein, translating into MNKLLWLLPASLVASTAIAMPAKAYEEYDLERLQRTNACVRCNLRGADLEDVRLRGANLRSSDLRGADLEGADLEDANLENADLRGANLEDANLEDANLTDADLRGTDLDDADLDGARTYGARGLSGRYDHRYDDRYDGRYGDPYGDRYDDRYNAQYYNEINEIYREVLGRNVDRNGLRTWVRELRRGTSLKEIRHEIAHGQEARSQLNRIYRQLLSRNLDRDGWDTWSDRLADGWSLEQVRREVANSEEAENRYQRSQTNYSKAIHRIYREVLGRNVDRSGARTWMRKLQNGEDLQEIRDEIAHSSEAETAIHRVYQQYWGRRANSQEVDAWQDHLADGGDLGDLRDALRRRR